The Mucilaginibacter terrenus genome has a segment encoding these proteins:
- a CDS encoding thioredoxin family protein, producing the protein MKKAIFIFTAIIFTGITNSFAQTTPAMPASETVLKEAYTKAAKENKKVMLIFHASWCGWCKKMEASLADPTVKKSIDDNYVIATLDVQEQPAKKNLENPGAMEVMTKLKGDKAGLPFWVVLDPKGTVLADSQVRPAGASLNTYGENVGCPASDSEVAFFTNILKATSKINDEQLALISKRFAMNRPAPAPAKTAAVPAGTN; encoded by the coding sequence ATGAAAAAAGCGATCTTCATTTTCACCGCTATTATTTTCACAGGCATAACCAACAGTTTCGCGCAGACTACACCCGCAATGCCCGCATCAGAAACCGTATTAAAAGAAGCTTATACCAAAGCTGCTAAAGAGAATAAGAAGGTGATGCTGATATTTCACGCCTCATGGTGCGGGTGGTGCAAAAAGATGGAAGCATCGCTGGCTGATCCAACTGTTAAAAAGAGCATAGACGACAATTATGTGATAGCAACGCTGGATGTACAGGAGCAACCCGCCAAAAAGAACCTGGAGAACCCGGGGGCCATGGAGGTTATGACCAAACTTAAAGGTGATAAAGCCGGCTTGCCATTCTGGGTTGTACTTGACCCGAAAGGAACCGTACTGGCTGACAGTCAGGTGAGGCCTGCCGGCGCATCATTAAACACCTATGGCGAAAACGTTGGCTGCCCGGCCAGTGACAGCGAAGTAGCCTTTTTCACCAATATACTTAAAGCCACCTCAAAAATAAACGATGAGCAGCTCGCCCTTATCAGCAAGCGCTTCGCTATGAACAGGCCTGCTCCCGCCCCGGCGAAAACGGCTGCAGTTCCGGCAGGTACCAATTAA
- a CDS encoding sugar phosphate isomerase/epimerase family protein translates to MNTNRRGFLRTTGTLALGAVALSGKAASLFEGMAQHPVGIQLFTFFNTIDADVKGTLSKISAAGYKEIESAFSKKGGYYGMKPKEFKAIANGEGLTWRSHHVLGAPFKLPAGAKMPTTPDGKPMVIPPMANLTDNMQQLVDEAAEGGVQYLVCANAPTGTLDEVKSTIAILNKTGEAAKKAGMQFCYHNHDMEFKAIDGKVPYDLMLTETDAQNVKMELDLAWSIKAGKDPVKMFKENPGRFPLWHVKDLDAARETILPVGSGTIDFKPIFAAAKSSGMKHFFVEHDMPKDAFASMASSIAFINKNLNV, encoded by the coding sequence ATGAATACAAACAGACGTGGGTTCTTAAGAACTACAGGTACGCTGGCGCTTGGTGCCGTTGCACTATCGGGTAAGGCAGCATCATTATTTGAGGGGATGGCGCAGCACCCAGTAGGGATACAGCTGTTCACCTTTTTTAACACCATTGATGCCGATGTAAAAGGCACCCTTTCTAAAATATCTGCTGCCGGCTACAAGGAGATCGAATCCGCTTTCAGCAAAAAAGGCGGGTACTATGGCATGAAGCCGAAAGAGTTTAAAGCCATAGCGAATGGCGAGGGCTTAACCTGGAGATCGCACCACGTTTTGGGTGCACCATTTAAGCTGCCTGCCGGCGCTAAAATGCCAACTACACCTGATGGTAAACCAATGGTGATACCGCCAATGGCTAACCTTACCGACAATATGCAGCAACTGGTAGACGAAGCTGCCGAAGGCGGTGTGCAGTACTTGGTATGTGCCAATGCGCCTACAGGTACGTTGGACGAAGTAAAGTCTACTATTGCTATACTGAATAAAACCGGCGAGGCGGCTAAAAAGGCTGGGATGCAGTTTTGCTACCACAACCACGATATGGAATTTAAAGCCATAGACGGCAAGGTGCCTTACGACCTAATGCTTACCGAAACAGATGCACAGAATGTTAAAATGGAACTTGACCTGGCCTGGTCCATCAAAGCGGGTAAGGACCCGGTGAAGATGTTTAAAGAAAACCCCGGCCGTTTCCCGCTATGGCATGTTAAAGACCTTGACGCGGCACGTGAGACCATCCTGCCAGTAGGTAGCGGAACTATCGACTTTAAACCAATCTTCGCGGCTGCTAAGTCTTCCGGTATGAAGCACTTTTTTGTAGAGCACGATATGCCTAAAGATGCTTTTGCCAGCATGGCAAGCAGCATTGCTTTTATCAACAAAAACTTGAACGTATAA
- a CDS encoding DUF4251 domain-containing protein: protein MKALIKYLLIMLFVAASWQTTLAQSSKAAKKAAKEAAVKQMIEAKDFVFTARFMYPMGGGQRYIDPYYDLRVNKDTVTSFLPYWGVAYSGAGYNNPDDNGIKFTSTKFNYRTEGDKKGGWKIYFKPTDVRTVNQMILTVASNGNADLSVISNNRQQIRFDGYVDEKPKPKQK, encoded by the coding sequence ATGAAAGCTTTAATAAAGTATTTACTCATAATGCTATTTGTTGCCGCGAGTTGGCAAACAACACTGGCACAGAGTTCCAAAGCTGCAAAAAAGGCTGCTAAGGAAGCAGCTGTAAAACAAATGATAGAAGCTAAGGACTTTGTTTTTACCGCACGTTTTATGTACCCCATGGGTGGCGGACAAAGGTATATTGATCCGTATTATGATCTGCGCGTGAATAAAGATACAGTTACATCCTTTTTGCCGTACTGGGGTGTGGCCTACTCAGGCGCTGGTTATAATAACCCGGACGATAACGGCATAAAATTTACCTCTACCAAGTTTAACTATCGCACGGAAGGCGATAAAAAAGGTGGTTGGAAAATTTATTTTAAACCAACTGATGTACGTACCGTTAATCAAATGATACTAACTGTAGCCAGCAATGGCAACGCGGATTTAAGCGTGATCAGCAATAACAGGCAGCAGATACGGTTTGACGGCTATGTAGATGAAAAACCGAAACCAAAACAAAAGTAA
- a CDS encoding DUF6882 domain-containing protein, producing MHSQHQNFEEFKDQCLDDLMSLQPEFMKLYDIDTYEEWFYDHSIGAFHFKSSDGRNLFFKYVDVGSFSTKTDTWNWGWANTSTPKHVSRPLEKVRQIGSINNFEELTSGLYKGDEFTGWAMTAISANLLNAIGSYRIPHKHLFVYFIFTNELTLEEYNQLKDKYVDCASHIADRTAFVCQHLLNEKSIGFNEPFETDPSIENNDDCQAWCDECEKVRLKEGEWTDNAVVFANIKVVCNQCYFDIKEKKLKA from the coding sequence ATGCATTCACAACACCAAAATTTCGAAGAGTTTAAAGACCAATGTCTAGACGATCTAATGTCTTTACAGCCCGAATTTATGAAGTTGTATGACATAGATACTTATGAAGAATGGTTTTATGACCACAGCATTGGTGCTTTCCATTTTAAATCAAGCGACGGTAGAAATTTGTTTTTCAAATATGTTGATGTTGGTTCGTTTTCTACAAAAACGGACACATGGAATTGGGGTTGGGCGAACACGAGTACGCCAAAACACGTTAGCAGGCCTCTTGAGAAAGTAAGACAAATCGGATCAATAAATAATTTTGAAGAATTAACATCCGGTTTATACAAGGGAGATGAATTTACCGGGTGGGCAATGACGGCAATTTCAGCTAATTTATTAAACGCTATAGGCTCTTACCGCATCCCTCACAAACATCTTTTTGTTTACTTTATTTTCACTAACGAACTTACGCTGGAAGAGTATAACCAATTGAAAGATAAATATGTGGATTGCGCCAGTCATATAGCAGACCGTACTGCTTTTGTTTGTCAGCATTTACTTAATGAAAAATCCATTGGTTTTAACGAGCCTTTCGAAACAGACCCTTCAATTGAAAATAATGACGATTGCCAAGCATGGTGCGACGAATGTGAAAAGGTTAGACTTAAGGAGGGCGAATGGACAGATAATGCGGTTGTTTTTGCAAATATTAAGGTAGTTTGCAATCAGTGCTATTTCGATATTAAGGAAAAGAAGTTGAAGGCATAA
- the htpG gene encoding molecular chaperone HtpG, producing the protein MQEKGTISIHTENIFPIIKKFLYSDNEIFLRELVSNAVDATQKIKRLASLGQYNGELGDLRVEVAFDADKKTITISDNGIGMTADEIKKYINQIAFSGATEFMEKFKEAKDANEIIGRFGLGFYSAFMVADRVEIETLSYQDGAEPAHWTCDGSTEFEITEGSLAERGTEITLHINAESEEFLSEHKLREILDKYCKFLPVPIKFGTKTESEEDGVDEEGKTKYTSFEVDNIINDTTPIWTKSPNELTDEDYLKFYKELYPFSEDPLFWIHLNVDYPFNLTGVLYFPKVKNDFEFQKNKIKLFSRQVFITDEVKDIVPEFLMLLHGVIDSPDIPLNVSRSFLQADSNVKKINSYITKKVADKLAELFKNDRKAYEDKWTDIGLFVKYGMISEDKFYDKAKDFVLVTNTKKENFTLPEYKEKIESTQTDKDGQLVYIYTNNAEKQDAFIQSANKKGYDVLVMDSPIDTHFISQLEQKLEKTSLKRVDADVADKLIKKDDAPEHVLTEEQSTKIKEIFDKAINKPAYKVELESLSPDELPVTVTMDEFMRRMKDMAAMGGGMSFYGSMPDNYKVIVNGNHKLISRILENDNTDAQAQLAKQAFDLALLSQGLLTGAELTEFVNRSVSLI; encoded by the coding sequence ATGCAAGAAAAAGGCACCATCTCGATACACACCGAGAACATTTTTCCGATCATTAAAAAATTCTTATATTCTGATAATGAGATATTTCTGCGCGAGCTGGTATCCAACGCGGTAGATGCTACACAGAAGATAAAGCGCCTTGCCTCTCTTGGCCAGTACAACGGCGAACTGGGCGACCTGCGTGTTGAAGTGGCATTTGATGCCGACAAAAAGACCATTACCATTTCTGATAACGGTATTGGTATGACCGCCGACGAAATAAAGAAATACATCAACCAAATAGCTTTCTCCGGCGCTACCGAGTTTATGGAGAAATTTAAGGAAGCTAAGGATGCAAATGAGATCATTGGCCGCTTTGGTTTGGGCTTCTATTCTGCGTTTATGGTTGCCGACCGTGTTGAAATTGAAACCTTAAGCTACCAGGACGGCGCCGAGCCTGCGCACTGGACCTGCGACGGCAGCACCGAGTTTGAGATCACCGAAGGGTCGCTTGCAGAGCGCGGTACCGAAATTACCCTGCACATTAATGCCGAAAGCGAAGAATTCCTGAGCGAACATAAACTACGCGAGATACTTGATAAGTATTGCAAGTTCCTGCCGGTTCCTATCAAATTCGGTACAAAAACCGAGAGTGAAGAAGATGGGGTTGACGAAGAAGGTAAAACCAAGTATACTTCTTTTGAAGTTGACAACATCATTAACGATACTACCCCTATCTGGACAAAGTCGCCAAATGAACTTACTGATGAGGATTACCTAAAGTTCTACAAAGAGCTTTATCCGTTCAGCGAAGATCCTTTGTTCTGGATCCACCTCAATGTAGATTATCCTTTTAACCTTACGGGTGTATTGTACTTCCCTAAGGTGAAGAACGATTTCGAGTTCCAGAAAAACAAGATCAAGCTTTTCTCGCGCCAGGTATTCATCACCGATGAAGTTAAAGATATTGTTCCCGAGTTCCTGATGTTGCTGCATGGTGTGATTGACTCACCGGATATTCCGTTGAACGTTTCGAGGAGCTTCCTGCAGGCCGACAGCAACGTTAAAAAGATAAACAGCTACATTACCAAAAAAGTGGCTGATAAACTTGCCGAGCTGTTTAAGAACGACCGCAAAGCATATGAAGACAAATGGACAGATATTGGCCTGTTTGTGAAGTACGGTATGATCAGCGAAGATAAGTTCTATGACAAGGCTAAAGACTTTGTTTTGGTGACCAACACCAAAAAGGAGAACTTCACCCTGCCGGAATACAAAGAGAAGATAGAATCTACCCAAACTGACAAGGACGGCCAGCTGGTATACATTTACACCAACAATGCCGAAAAGCAGGACGCTTTCATCCAGTCGGCCAACAAAAAGGGCTATGATGTATTGGTGATGGACTCTCCTATTGATACGCACTTTATCAGCCAGTTAGAGCAGAAGCTGGAGAAAACCTCCCTTAAACGCGTGGATGCGGATGTGGCTGATAAACTGATAAAGAAGGACGACGCCCCGGAACACGTATTGACCGAAGAGCAGTCGACCAAAATAAAAGAGATATTTGATAAGGCCATTAACAAGCCTGCCTACAAAGTGGAGCTGGAAAGCCTTAGCCCGGATGAGTTGCCGGTAACCGTTACCATGGATGAGTTTATGCGCCGTATGAAAGATATGGCCGCTATGGGCGGTGGCATGAGCTTTTATGGCAGCATGCCAGACAACTACAAGGTAATTGTAAATGGCAACCATAAATTAATAAGCCGTATACTGGAGAACGACAATACCGACGCGCAGGCACAGCTTGCCAAACAAGCGTTCGACCTGGCATTGCTGTCGCAAGGCTTGTTAACCGGTGCGGAACTTACCGAATTTGTTAACCGCAGCGTTAGCCTGATATAA
- a CDS encoding MGH1-like glycoside hydrolase domain-containing protein → MSKEQERLREAGWKKWGPYVSDRQWGTVREDYSANGNAWGYITHDIARSKTYRWGEEGIAGICDVNQYLCFAIALWNKRDPIIKERYFGLSNSEGNHGEDVKELYYYLDNTPTHSYMKMLYKYTQQPYPYDQLTAENRRRGRNDSEYELLDTGIFNNNEYFDVCVEYAKAGQEDVAIKITIHNRSDVDAQLNVLPTLWFRNTWSWGYDNTKPSLSAIAEKEISIKHHELGELYLKAEGNAEMLFCDNETNLTRFTGAVKDGAFYKDGINDYIVNKANTVNPAKTGTKAAVNYDISIPANGSREIRLRLSPNSNASFDDFDDVCAARITEADDFYSDLLVKDNKDKALIQRQAFAGMLWNKQFYYYDIHQWLNGDPGEPQPPSSRLTARNSKWQHFNNRGDIISMPDKWEFPWFAAWDLAFHCIPLASLDMDFAKRQLLLLTHDWYMHPNGQLPAYEWDLGDANPPVHAMATWKIYSLDKDKNGGKGDTVFLERVFHKLMLNFTWWVNRKDEAGNNIFEGGFLGLDNIGVFDRNTHFSNGTHLEQVDGTSWMAMYSLNLLQIATELAVTNKSYRDIAGKFFEHFIYIANAIGSGGENNTGLWDDADGFFYDQLRMADGSIQKMRVRSMVGLVPLFAVQVLADSAITENPIFKGRMDWFTANRPDLAALVSRWNQTRSNGTHLISLLRGFRMNTLLKYMLDENEFLSEYGIRSLSKYHLHNPYSVKVDGVDFSIKYIPAESDSGLFGGNSNWRGPVWIPMNYLIIESLNMYHDYYGEDYKVECPTGSGNMLTLKEVANEIYRRVSKLFLKDENGRRAVFGNHEKQQTDTEFKDHILFYEYFNGDTGQGLGASHQTGWTGLIANCLYH, encoded by the coding sequence ATGAGTAAAGAACAGGAACGCCTCCGGGAAGCAGGTTGGAAAAAATGGGGCCCTTATGTTAGCGACCGCCAGTGGGGTACGGTACGTGAAGATTATAGTGCAAATGGAAATGCCTGGGGCTATATCACACATGATATTGCCCGTAGTAAAACATACCGATGGGGAGAGGAGGGAATCGCTGGCATATGTGATGTTAATCAATATTTGTGCTTTGCTATAGCCCTTTGGAACAAGCGCGATCCTATCATTAAAGAACGGTACTTCGGACTTAGCAACAGTGAAGGCAACCATGGCGAGGATGTGAAAGAGCTGTATTATTATCTGGATAATACACCCACCCACAGCTATATGAAAATGCTGTATAAATATACCCAGCAGCCTTATCCATACGATCAGCTAACAGCTGAAAACCGGCGCAGGGGCCGCAACGACTCGGAGTATGAACTGCTTGATACAGGTATCTTCAATAACAATGAGTACTTCGATGTATGCGTAGAGTATGCAAAAGCCGGGCAGGAGGACGTTGCCATAAAGATTACCATTCACAACAGAAGCGACGTGGATGCACAATTAAATGTGCTACCTACACTTTGGTTTAGAAATACCTGGAGCTGGGGATATGATAATACAAAGCCTTCACTCTCGGCAATAGCTGAAAAGGAAATTTCAATAAAACATCACGAGCTCGGCGAGCTTTATCTGAAAGCAGAAGGGAATGCAGAGATGCTGTTTTGTGACAATGAAACTAATCTTACGCGTTTTACGGGTGCAGTAAAGGATGGCGCTTTTTACAAAGACGGTATAAACGATTATATCGTTAATAAAGCCAACACGGTAAACCCAGCTAAAACAGGCACAAAAGCAGCTGTAAACTACGACATCAGTATACCAGCAAATGGCAGCCGCGAGATCAGATTGAGGTTGTCTCCAAACAGCAACGCTTCCTTTGATGATTTTGACGATGTTTGCGCTGCCAGGATAACCGAGGCTGATGATTTTTACAGCGATCTGCTCGTCAAAGACAATAAGGACAAAGCTTTAATTCAGCGGCAGGCATTTGCCGGCATGTTATGGAACAAGCAGTTTTATTATTATGATATTCACCAGTGGTTAAACGGTGACCCCGGAGAGCCACAGCCTCCATCGTCGCGGCTAACTGCGCGTAACAGCAAATGGCAACATTTCAACAATAGGGGAGATATCATTTCCATGCCTGATAAGTGGGAGTTTCCATGGTTTGCCGCGTGGGACCTTGCATTTCACTGCATCCCCTTAGCTAGTTTAGATATGGACTTTGCCAAGCGGCAGCTGCTCCTGCTTACCCATGACTGGTATATGCACCCTAATGGCCAGCTCCCAGCTTATGAGTGGGACCTTGGTGATGCCAACCCGCCGGTGCATGCCATGGCTACATGGAAGATATATTCGCTTGACAAGGATAAAAACGGTGGTAAAGGTGACACTGTTTTCCTTGAGAGGGTGTTCCATAAGTTGATGCTCAATTTTACCTGGTGGGTTAATCGGAAAGACGAAGCGGGTAACAACATATTCGAAGGTGGCTTCCTGGGGTTAGATAACATAGGTGTGTTCGATCGTAACACACACTTTAGCAACGGCACGCACCTGGAGCAGGTGGACGGCACGAGTTGGATGGCTATGTACTCGCTTAACTTGCTACAGATTGCTACAGAACTGGCGGTTACCAACAAATCTTACCGCGATATCGCCGGTAAATTCTTTGAGCACTTTATTTACATAGCCAACGCGATAGGGTCAGGAGGGGAGAACAACACCGGGCTGTGGGACGATGCCGATGGTTTCTTCTACGACCAGCTGAGAATGGCAGACGGCAGCATACAGAAAATGCGGGTGCGCAGCATGGTTGGCTTAGTGCCGCTGTTTGCTGTACAGGTACTTGCCGATAGCGCCATTACAGAGAACCCCATCTTTAAAGGCCGGATGGACTGGTTTACGGCCAACCGGCCAGATCTTGCAGCTCTTGTTTCCCGCTGGAATCAAACGCGCTCCAATGGTACACACTTGATAAGCCTATTGCGTGGTTTCCGCATGAATACCTTGCTAAAGTATATGCTGGATGAGAATGAGTTCCTAAGCGAATACGGCATCCGGTCGCTATCCAAATACCATCTCCACAACCCGTACAGCGTAAAGGTTGACGGCGTCGATTTTAGCATTAAGTACATCCCCGCGGAGAGCGACAGCGGGTTGTTTGGGGGCAACAGTAACTGGCGCGGCCCGGTTTGGATCCCAATGAATTACCTTATTATCGAAAGCCTTAACATGTACCACGACTACTATGGCGAAGACTACAAGGTAGAATGCCCCACAGGGTCTGGTAATATGCTGACGCTAAAAGAGGTAGCTAACGAGATATATCGCCGGGTATCAAAGCTGTTCCTGAAGGATGAGAATGGTCGCCGTGCCGTGTTCGGCAATCACGAAAAGCAGCAGACCGATACAGAGTTTAAAGACCACATCCTATTTTACGAGTACTTTAATGGTGATACCGGACAAGGTTTGGGTGCTTCCCATCAAACCGGGTGGACCGGGCTCATTGCCAATTGCCTGTATCACTAG